A genomic window from Algoriphagus sp. Y33 includes:
- a CDS encoding cell division protein FtsQ/DivIB: protein MKKANIKKILAFVVLTVIVVGFIGFVEKQTLYKTFQGTEIDIEGVSGVYFVEDAEITKILIQAFPDLKPGVMLSEVPMKAIESRLLGHPFVKSVEAMIGQKGILNLKISQHQPIARIAQPMGADGYITTEGKVIPTSTSYTSRVLILEGDYAEMLMDKGDINADMPELMDLIEFIITDEFWNAQITEIEVNSKDNIRLFQQVGRQVIEFGDAHDIANKFDRIAVFYKEILPRKGWNAYDRVSVRFKDQIVCE, encoded by the coding sequence ATGAAAAAGGCAAACATAAAGAAAATACTCGCTTTTGTAGTGCTAACTGTTATAGTGGTAGGCTTTATAGGTTTTGTGGAGAAGCAGACCTTATATAAAACGTTTCAGGGTACGGAAATAGATATTGAGGGAGTGAGCGGAGTCTATTTCGTAGAGGATGCTGAAATCACTAAAATCCTCATTCAGGCATTTCCTGATTTGAAACCAGGTGTGATGCTGAGCGAAGTGCCGATGAAAGCAATTGAATCTAGGCTGCTTGGACATCCTTTTGTGAAGTCTGTGGAAGCAATGATCGGGCAGAAAGGTATTTTGAATTTGAAGATTAGCCAGCATCAGCCGATTGCAAGAATTGCACAGCCAATGGGGGCTGATGGATACATCACCACGGAAGGAAAAGTGATTCCTACTTCGACTTCATACACGAGTAGAGTATTGATTCTTGAAGGGGATTATGCGGAGATGCTTATGGACAAAGGTGATATAAATGCAGATATGCCAGAGTTGATGGATTTGATAGAATTCATCATTACAGATGAATTTTGGAATGCGCAGATAACCGAGATTGAAGTGAATTCCAAGGATAATATCCGTCTTTTTCAGCAAGTGGGAAGGCAGGTTATTGAGTTTGGGGATGCGCATGATATAGCAAATAAGTTTGACCGAATAGCGGTCTTTTATAAGGAAATACTACCCCGCAAGGGTTGGAATGCTTACGACAGGGTAAGTGTAAGGTTTAAGGATCAAATTGTCTGTGAATAA
- the ftsA gene encoding cell division protein FtsA, with protein MENKELIVGLDIGTTKICVIVGRKNEYGKLEVLGMGKAVSDGVDRGVVTNIDKTVHAIEKAVEEASEMANVDIADVIVGIAGQHIQSKIQSGSIMRQPTDDEITIEDVRRLSSEMENILIPPGNTIIHVMPQDYTVDYEGGIKDPVGMSGTRLEADFHIITAQTTAINNINRCVRRAELLSKQLILEPLASSLSVLSDDEKEAGVCLIDIGGGTTDIAIFYENIIRHTAVIPLGGNIITKDIKEGCMVMQNQAELLKTKFGKAITEEANPNEIVSIPGLRNRAPKEISIRNLASIIQARMEEIIEIVQNEIMQSGHYKKLAGGIVLTGGGSQLQFISQLFEYMTGLDTRIGYPNEHLGKSVIEEVKSPMYATSVGLVLAGFKALDDRDQGYANRTANGRTIKRQKPMDISPKDIFDKIAGRLKGILSDDIGDDINY; from the coding sequence ATGGAAAATAAAGAACTAATAGTAGGACTGGATATTGGGACAACCAAGATCTGCGTTATCGTGGGCCGCAAAAATGAGTATGGCAAACTCGAAGTCTTGGGTATGGGCAAGGCCGTTTCGGACGGGGTTGATCGTGGTGTGGTTACCAATATAGACAAGACCGTCCATGCAATAGAAAAGGCAGTTGAAGAGGCATCCGAAATGGCAAACGTGGATATCGCAGATGTCATAGTGGGTATAGCCGGTCAGCATATCCAAAGCAAGATCCAAAGTGGCAGTATCATGCGCCAGCCTACGGATGATGAGATCACCATTGAAGATGTAAGGAGACTTTCCAGCGAAATGGAAAACATTCTTATTCCTCCGGGCAATACCATCATTCACGTAATGCCGCAGGATTATACCGTGGATTATGAAGGGGGGATCAAAGATCCTGTAGGGATGTCCGGCACTCGTCTGGAAGCTGATTTCCATATCATCACAGCCCAGACTACCGCTATCAACAATATCAACAGATGTGTACGCCGTGCAGAATTACTATCCAAGCAGTTAATTCTTGAGCCATTGGCAAGTTCACTTTCTGTATTGAGCGATGATGAGAAAGAAGCGGGCGTTTGTTTGATAGATATAGGGGGCGGAACCACAGACATCGCCATCTTCTATGAGAATATTATCCGTCATACCGCCGTGATTCCTTTGGGTGGAAACATCATCACCAAAGACATCAAAGAAGGCTGCATGGTGATGCAGAATCAGGCTGAACTACTGAAGACCAAGTTTGGCAAAGCCATCACAGAAGAAGCAAATCCCAATGAAATCGTATCAATACCCGGTCTGAGAAATAGAGCTCCCAAGGAAATTTCTATCCGAAACCTAGCTTCAATTATTCAGGCAAGAATGGAAGAGATTATTGAGATCGTGCAGAATGAAATTATGCAAAGCGGACATTACAAAAAACTGGCCGGTGGAATAGTGTTGACAGGGGGGGGCTCACAATTACAGTTTATCAGTCAGCTATTTGAATACATGACGGGACTTGATACGAGAATTGGCTATCCGAATGAGCATTTGGGTAAGTCAGTAATTGAGGAGGTGAAGAGCCCAATGTACGCTACTTCTGTAGGTCTTGTACTTGCAGGTTTCAAAGCACTTGACGACAGAGATCAAGGTTATGCCAACAGAACGGCAAACGGAAGAACCATTAAAAGACAAAAACCAATGGACATCAGTCCAAAAGATATTTTCGATAAAATAGCCGGAAGACTGAAAGGAATTCTCAGTGATGATATCGGCGACGATATTAACTACTAG